GCCACGCTACAAGGGGAATAACCATGAACACTTCGGATCTGCTTTCTTACTGCATGAATAAGCCGGGCGCGGAGCAGAGCGTCCATAGCGACTGGAAAGCGACCCAGATTAAAGTCGATGATGTGCTGTTTGCGATGGTGCACGATATGCAGGGGCGTCCGGCGGTATCACTAAAAGCATCACCGGCGCTGACCGAACTGTTGCGTGACAAGCATCAGGATGTCCTGCCCAGTGAGCATCTGAATAAAAGCCACTGGAGCACGGTATTTCTCGATGGCTCGCTGAAAGATTCGCAGATTTACTATCTGGTGGACGCCTCACTGCAACAGGCGCTCAATACCCGATCCGGTGCAAGGTGCTGAAGTGGAAAATTGATTTCCATATTGGGCAAATCATCGACACTGGCGGCGATAACGCCGCCCCCGGATCAGGTATATGAAACATTGCAGGGGAGCCGATTTCGACTCCCGAAGGTATTACACGCCAGCTTCGCTACGTAAGCTGTCGAGATCGATCACAAAGCGGTACTTCACATCGCTTTTCAGCATACGTTCGTAGGCTTCATTAATCTCACTGATTTTAATCAGTTCGATATCGGAAACCAGATTGTGCTTACCACAGAAATCCAGCATTTCCTGCGTTTCGGCGATGCCGCCAATCAGGGAACCGGCGATGCTGCGGCGTTTAAAGATCAGATTAACCACCTGCGGTGATGGGTGATCGTGTTCCGGCACACCGACCAGCGTCAGGGTGCCGTCGCGACGCAGCAGACTGAGAAACGGATTCAGATCGTGCTGGGCGGCAACCGTGTTAAGGATCAGGTCAAAACTATTGGTATGTTTTGCCATCTGCTCAGGATCTTTCGAGATCACCACTTCATCGGCACCGAGGCGTTTACCGTCGGCAACTTTGGATTCAGAGGTGGTAAACAGCACTACATGTGCGCCCATCGCATGCGCGATTTTTACGCCCATATGACCGAGGCCACCGAGACCCACAATACCGACTTTCTTGCCGGGGCCTGCGCCCCAGTGATGCAGTGGTGAGAAGGTGGTGATACCGGCGCACAGCAGCGGCGCGGCGCCAGCCGGGTCGAGATTGTCCGGAATGCGCAGCACAAAGTCTTCATGCACGACGACCTGGGTGGAGTAGCCGCCGTAGGTGATCTTGCCGTCGTGACGATCCTGGCCGTTATAAGTACCGACAAAGCCATTTTCGCAATACTGTTCCAGACCCTCTTCACAGCTGGAACAGGTGCGACAGGAGTCGACCAGACAGCCAACGCCCACCAGATCGCCGACTTTATATTTGTCAGTGTGACCGCCAACTGCGGTCACGCGAC
This is a stretch of genomic DNA from Winslowiella toletana. It encodes these proteins:
- a CDS encoding NAD(P)-dependent alcohol dehydrogenase — translated: MNITHAYAAQDAKSRLAPFEYKPRELREHDVQIEVLFCGVCHSDLHQARDEWHNTVFPVVPGHEIVGRVTAVGGHTDKYKVGDLVGVGCLVDSCRTCSSCEEGLEQYCENGFVGTYNGQDRHDGKITYGGYSTQVVVHEDFVLRIPDNLDPAGAAPLLCAGITTFSPLHHWGAGPGKKVGIVGLGGLGHMGVKIAHAMGAHVVLFTTSESKVADGKRLGADEVVISKDPEQMAKHTNSFDLILNTVAAQHDLNPFLSLLRRDGTLTLVGVPEHDHPSPQVVNLIFKRRSIAGSLIGGIAETQEMLDFCGKHNLVSDIELIKISEINEAYERMLKSDVKYRFVIDLDSLRSEAGV
- a CDS encoding MmcQ/YjbR family DNA-binding protein; its protein translation is MNTSDLLSYCMNKPGAEQSVHSDWKATQIKVDDVLFAMVHDMQGRPAVSLKASPALTELLRDKHQDVLPSEHLNKSHWSTVFLDGSLKDSQIYYLVDASLQQALNTRSGARC